From Mauremys reevesii isolate NIE-2019 linkage group 10, ASM1616193v1, whole genome shotgun sequence, the proteins below share one genomic window:
- the POLR3E gene encoding DNA-directed RNA polymerase III subunit RPC5 isoform X1: MTLIVQRKDLKHCFSHFSMANEEDDPIIQEIDVYLAKSLSEKLYMFQYPIRPASMTYDDVTHLSAKIKPKQQKVELDMAIDTLNPNYCRSKGEQIALNVDGTCTDETSTYSSKLMDRQTFCSSQAASNVSRYAAAIYRKGELHLTPLHGILQLRPSFSYLDKADAKHREREAANEAGDSSQDEAEDDIKQITVRFSRPETEQARQRRVQSYEFLQKRQAEEHWVHLHYYGLRDSRSEHERQYLLSQGHGMAENTELIKSPSEYLMMLMPPNVEEEKDKPVAPSNVLSMAQLRTLPLADQIKILMKNVKVMPFANLMSLLGSGTDSTAVLRCIQQVAMLVQGNWVVKSDVLYPKDTSSPHSGVPAEVLCRGRDFVMWKFTRDRWVVRKEVATVTKLCPEDVKDFLEHMSVARINKGWEFLLPYDEDFVKKHPDVVQRQNMLWMGIQAKLEKVYNLLKEHLTPKKQDGQSAHPLLVSGEQRVNMAKAKVKQNYGLLEKELQKQKAESKANDSPSKMDISNVRIKEEPVSDEEPMDASAYESMNNGMVNGIHSEENSTDSLNGHLPGGCTDRVAQELKAFVMTTFKKQFVLTLSELKRLFNLHLASLPPGHTLFSGISDKMLQDMVLDTGCKQILVPFPPQIHAVSPDELKVYALWEAGDIYDQHRQVLLKIFTKNYRVRRNVIQHQLSQECGEDLNKQDVDRVIKDCCVSHAGMWYLKGTVQS, from the exons attgATGTGTACCTGGCCAAAAGCCTGTCGGAGAAGCTGTATATGTTCCAG taTCCTATTCGTCCAGCTTCCATGACGTATGATGATGTGACGCATCTGTCGGCAAAGATAAAACCAAAGCAGCAAAAG GTTGAACTTGACATGGCCATTGATACTTTGAATCCCAACTACTGTCGCAGCAAAGGAGAACAGATCGCTCTCAATGTGGATGGCACCTGCACAGATGAAACTAGTACCTATTCCTC GAAGCTGATGGACAGACAAACTTTCTGCTCTTCACAGGCTGCGAGTAACGTTTCCCGTTATGCTGCTGCTATCTATAGAAAag GTGAACTTCACCTAACTCCACTACATGGCATTCTACAACTGAGGCCAAGTTTCTCCTACTTGGACAAAGCTGATGCCAAACACCGCGAAAGAGAAGCTGCCAATGAAG CCGGTGATTCGTCCCAGGATGAAGCCGAAGACGACATCAAACAAATTACT GTAAGATTCTCCCGACCAGAGACCGAACAAGCCCGTCAGCGACGTGTTCAGTCCTATGAATTCCTGCAGAAGAGACAAGCTGAAGAGCATTGGGTCCATCTGCATTATTATGGTTTAAGG GACAGCCGTTCCGAACATGAGCGCCAGTATTTACTCAGTCAGGGACATGGCATGGCAGAGAATACCGAATTAATTAAATCTCCCAG TGAATACTTAATGATGCTGATGCCTCCGAATGTAGAAGAAGAGAA AGACAAACCTGTGGCTCCAAGCAATGTGCTGTCTATGGCACAGCTGAGAACTTTACCCCTTGCTGATCAGATTAAGATCCTGATGAAGAATG TGAAGGTCATGCCTTTTGCAAACCTCATGAGTTTGTTGGGTTCTGGGACCGATTCTACTGCAGTTTTACGCTGTATACAGCAGGTGGCGATGCTGGTCCAGGGAAACTGGGTGGTAAAAAG TGATGTCCTCTATCCAAAAGATACCTCTAGCCCCCACAGTGGAGTTCCTGCAGAAGTGCTTTGCAGGGGGAGAGATTTTGTT ATGTGGAAGTTTACGCGGGATCGCTGGGTTGTGCGAAAGGAAGTGGCCACAGTCACAAAA CTTTGCCCAGAAGATGTGAAGGACTTCTTAGAGCACATGTCTGTTGCGAGAATAAACAAAGGCTGGGAATTCCTGCTCCCTTATGATGAAGACTTTGTTAAAAAGCATCCAGATGTGGTTCAGAGGCAGAATATGCTGTGGATGGGCATTCAGGCCAA ATTAGAAAAGGTCTATAATCTATTAAAGGAACATTTGACACCAAAGAAACAAGATGGACAATCAG CTCACCCACTTCTGGTTTCTGGGGAACAAAGGGTCAACATGGCTAAAGCAAAAGTCAAACAGAACTACGGGCTGCTGGAGAAAGAGTTGCAAAAGCAAAAGGCAGAGAGCAAAGCAAATGACTCTCCATCCAAGATGGATATTTCCAACGTCCGCATTAAAGAGGAGCCTGTGAGCGATGAGGAGCCTATGGACGCGTCCGCCTATGAGAGTATGAACAATGGCATGGTCAATGGCATCCATTCAGAGGAGAACTCCACGGACTCATTAAACGGCCACTTGCCAGGCGGATGCACGGATCGAGTTGCCCAGGAACTGAAAGCGTTTGTGATGACGACGTTTAAGAAACAGTTTGTTCTCACTCTGAGTGAGCTGAAACGGTTATTTAATCTTCACTTAGCCAGTCTGCCCCCAGGACACACGTTGTTTAGTGGCATTTCAGACAAAATGTTACAAGACATGGTATTGGACACTGGCTGCAAACAGATTTTGGTGCCT TTTCCCCCACAGATTCATGCTGTTTCACCGGATGAACTAAAGGTTTATGCACTTTGGGAAGCTGGTGACATTTACGACCAG CATCGGCAGGTTTTGCTTAAAATCTTTACCAAAAATTATCGAGTGCGCAGGAATGTCATCCAGCATCAGTTGAGCCAAGAATGTGGAGAGGATCTAAATAAACAGGATGTGGATAGAGTGATAAAG GACTGCTGTGTAAGCCATGCTGGAATGTGGTACCTTAAAGGGACAGTGCAGTCTTGA
- the POLR3E gene encoding DNA-directed RNA polymerase III subunit RPC5 isoform X2 — MANEEDDPIIQEIDVYLAKSLSEKLYMFQYPIRPASMTYDDVTHLSAKIKPKQQKVELDMAIDTLNPNYCRSKGEQIALNVDGTCTDETSTYSSKLMDRQTFCSSQAASNVSRYAAAIYRKGELHLTPLHGILQLRPSFSYLDKADAKHREREAANEAGDSSQDEAEDDIKQITVRFSRPETEQARQRRVQSYEFLQKRQAEEHWVHLHYYGLRDSRSEHERQYLLSQGHGMAENTELIKSPSEYLMMLMPPNVEEEKDKPVAPSNVLSMAQLRTLPLADQIKILMKNVKVMPFANLMSLLGSGTDSTAVLRCIQQVAMLVQGNWVVKSDVLYPKDTSSPHSGVPAEVLCRGRDFVMWKFTRDRWVVRKEVATVTKLCPEDVKDFLEHMSVARINKGWEFLLPYDEDFVKKHPDVVQRQNMLWMGIQAKLEKVYNLLKEHLTPKKQDGQSAHPLLVSGEQRVNMAKAKVKQNYGLLEKELQKQKAESKANDSPSKMDISNVRIKEEPVSDEEPMDASAYESMNNGMVNGIHSEENSTDSLNGHLPGGCTDRVAQELKAFVMTTFKKQFVLTLSELKRLFNLHLASLPPGHTLFSGISDKMLQDMVLDTGCKQILVPFPPQIHAVSPDELKVYALWEAGDIYDQHRQVLLKIFTKNYRVRRNVIQHQLSQECGEDLNKQDVDRVIKDCCVSHAGMWYLKGTVQS, encoded by the exons attgATGTGTACCTGGCCAAAAGCCTGTCGGAGAAGCTGTATATGTTCCAG taTCCTATTCGTCCAGCTTCCATGACGTATGATGATGTGACGCATCTGTCGGCAAAGATAAAACCAAAGCAGCAAAAG GTTGAACTTGACATGGCCATTGATACTTTGAATCCCAACTACTGTCGCAGCAAAGGAGAACAGATCGCTCTCAATGTGGATGGCACCTGCACAGATGAAACTAGTACCTATTCCTC GAAGCTGATGGACAGACAAACTTTCTGCTCTTCACAGGCTGCGAGTAACGTTTCCCGTTATGCTGCTGCTATCTATAGAAAag GTGAACTTCACCTAACTCCACTACATGGCATTCTACAACTGAGGCCAAGTTTCTCCTACTTGGACAAAGCTGATGCCAAACACCGCGAAAGAGAAGCTGCCAATGAAG CCGGTGATTCGTCCCAGGATGAAGCCGAAGACGACATCAAACAAATTACT GTAAGATTCTCCCGACCAGAGACCGAACAAGCCCGTCAGCGACGTGTTCAGTCCTATGAATTCCTGCAGAAGAGACAAGCTGAAGAGCATTGGGTCCATCTGCATTATTATGGTTTAAGG GACAGCCGTTCCGAACATGAGCGCCAGTATTTACTCAGTCAGGGACATGGCATGGCAGAGAATACCGAATTAATTAAATCTCCCAG TGAATACTTAATGATGCTGATGCCTCCGAATGTAGAAGAAGAGAA AGACAAACCTGTGGCTCCAAGCAATGTGCTGTCTATGGCACAGCTGAGAACTTTACCCCTTGCTGATCAGATTAAGATCCTGATGAAGAATG TGAAGGTCATGCCTTTTGCAAACCTCATGAGTTTGTTGGGTTCTGGGACCGATTCTACTGCAGTTTTACGCTGTATACAGCAGGTGGCGATGCTGGTCCAGGGAAACTGGGTGGTAAAAAG TGATGTCCTCTATCCAAAAGATACCTCTAGCCCCCACAGTGGAGTTCCTGCAGAAGTGCTTTGCAGGGGGAGAGATTTTGTT ATGTGGAAGTTTACGCGGGATCGCTGGGTTGTGCGAAAGGAAGTGGCCACAGTCACAAAA CTTTGCCCAGAAGATGTGAAGGACTTCTTAGAGCACATGTCTGTTGCGAGAATAAACAAAGGCTGGGAATTCCTGCTCCCTTATGATGAAGACTTTGTTAAAAAGCATCCAGATGTGGTTCAGAGGCAGAATATGCTGTGGATGGGCATTCAGGCCAA ATTAGAAAAGGTCTATAATCTATTAAAGGAACATTTGACACCAAAGAAACAAGATGGACAATCAG CTCACCCACTTCTGGTTTCTGGGGAACAAAGGGTCAACATGGCTAAAGCAAAAGTCAAACAGAACTACGGGCTGCTGGAGAAAGAGTTGCAAAAGCAAAAGGCAGAGAGCAAAGCAAATGACTCTCCATCCAAGATGGATATTTCCAACGTCCGCATTAAAGAGGAGCCTGTGAGCGATGAGGAGCCTATGGACGCGTCCGCCTATGAGAGTATGAACAATGGCATGGTCAATGGCATCCATTCAGAGGAGAACTCCACGGACTCATTAAACGGCCACTTGCCAGGCGGATGCACGGATCGAGTTGCCCAGGAACTGAAAGCGTTTGTGATGACGACGTTTAAGAAACAGTTTGTTCTCACTCTGAGTGAGCTGAAACGGTTATTTAATCTTCACTTAGCCAGTCTGCCCCCAGGACACACGTTGTTTAGTGGCATTTCAGACAAAATGTTACAAGACATGGTATTGGACACTGGCTGCAAACAGATTTTGGTGCCT TTTCCCCCACAGATTCATGCTGTTTCACCGGATGAACTAAAGGTTTATGCACTTTGGGAAGCTGGTGACATTTACGACCAG CATCGGCAGGTTTTGCTTAAAATCTTTACCAAAAATTATCGAGTGCGCAGGAATGTCATCCAGCATCAGTTGAGCCAAGAATGTGGAGAGGATCTAAATAAACAGGATGTGGATAGAGTGATAAAG GACTGCTGTGTAAGCCATGCTGGAATGTGGTACCTTAAAGGGACAGTGCAGTCTTGA